In Aedes albopictus strain Foshan chromosome 3, AalbF5, whole genome shotgun sequence, the following are encoded in one genomic region:
- the LOC109429014 gene encoding general odorant-binding protein 45-like: protein MIIILVGVALFGGVFGAGQHDAVFKSIASTGGECARYLNNDGTGDCNTHCVAVVDHVWNDTVAMFTRNYERFFVPVPDDQCYQNRTLRCLAQVDSVVPVADKCARAQQLGQCYADQHGQLNASQLFYRPMTNIQYNRVFQQCASMLGLSNDDLKEMAAKGVQNVAASACLMRCLWIRMGIYSDDVGFDLTLATGQCGKYNPAMDPVPCQARLVAEECDKCKRAIRQAQECLDLRFSVQQLDESQPPQLKFNLEIYDFNCILICDFEIDFS, encoded by the coding sequence ATGATTATAATCCTAGTTGGAGTGGCTTTGTTTGGTGGAGTGTTTGGAGCTGGCCAGCATGATGCCGTTTTCAAAAGTATCGCATCTACAGGCGGAGAATGCGCACGGTATCTGAACAATGACGGCACCGGAGACTGTAACACACACTGTGTAGCAGTGGTTGATCACGTTTGGAATGATACTGTGGCCATGTTCACACGGAACTATGAGAGGTTCTTCGTTCCGGTTCCAGATGATCAATGCTACCAAAATCGTACATTGCGTTGTTTAGCGCAGGTGGACAGTGTAGTACCAGTTGCCGACAAGTGCGCTAGAGCACAGCAATTGGGACAGTGTTACGCTGATCAACATGGGCAGTTGAACGCCAGCCAGTTGTTCTACAGACCAATGACGAATATTCAATATAACAGAGTTTTTCAGCAATGTGCCTCAATGCTGGGTCTCTCGAACGATGATCTGAAGGAAATGGCTGCAAAAGGCGTCCAAAATGTAGCAGCGTCTGCTTGTTTGATGCGATGCCTATGGATTCGAATGGGGATCTACAGCGATGATGTGGGTTTCGATTTGACCCTGGCAACGGGACAGTGTGGGAAGTACAATCCGGCAATGGATCCTGTTCCGTGCCAGGCCAGGCTTGTAGCGGAAGAATGCGATAAGTGTAAGAGGGCTATTCGACAAGCTCAAGAATGTCTGGATCTTCGCTTTAGTGTTCAGCAATTGGACGAAAGTCAGCCACCGCAGTTGAAGTTTAACTTGGAAATTTACGATTTTAACTGTATTTTGATTTGtgactttgaaattgatttttcgtAA